A window of Exiguobacterium sp. FSL W8-0210 genomic DNA:
TTTCACTTTTTCCTCAAAATGCTCTCGTTTAACGATGCGCGTGCCTTCAATCAATTCATGACGCGTCTCGATCCATTCCATCAACATCGCTTTTTCAATTCGTGATCCTGTCCAATCGACGATCAGTTGCATGACGTGCATCTCATAGTTTGTCAATCGCTCGAAGGCGATCGATTGAATGACGACGACTTCTTGGATACGACCATCATAACGAATCGGTGCAATCAGTAACGGCACATCCGTCTCATCGATCGTCCGGATGGCGATTGCTTGCTTTTGGAACATCCGTTGATAGATTCCTTGTTCTGGATCAATGAACATCGTTTGTGGTAACTGTTCTTTATCACCGAAACGAATGTGTAATCGTAATGTACGTCGTGACGTATCGACGTGATAGATCGCAATCTCCTTCGCATCAAAAGAGGCTTGTAAGATCTGTACGAGTTTATCACGTACGATGTCCGCGACAGATTGATCGAGTTCTGTTCCGATCCGGTAGATGTTCGTCAACGTATGATTGGATTCAAGTACCTTATTTCGCATTGCTTCTTGAGCGACACGTAACTTTTCGAGCGTTTCACGCAGCTGTTCGTTCTCGACCACAACTTCTTCTTGACGCAGACGCAAAGATAGATAGCGCTCCTGAAACGACGTACTGAATATGCCGCAAGAGATCGCGACTAGAAAATGCAGGATAATCCATGACATCTCACCCCGATCATAGACAAAGAGTAAGACGTCTTCTCCCCCCCATGCGAGCGAACTCAGATGGTAGATCATCGTAAACAGAAAGCTCGCGAAGGCTCCTAGTAGTCCGTAACGAAGCGAAAAAAGTAAAATATAAAAAATAAGTGGATCAATCGTCCATTTTAAGATCGAAAGATTAAACATATAGTCCAAAATGCCGATAATAAGGATACTAACGATCATTTCAATCCATTTAATGCCTTGTCGGTTCTGAGTATATATCATTTCTATTCACTCCTTTTATTTTTTATCGGTATGATAACGGAAGAAATGTATCGTTAAATCACTACAATTTCATATCGAGAAGGGCAAACTTACTGAAAAGTAAGGGCGCAAAGACATGGGTCGTCGATCTTCGGATACCGATCGCCAGTCTGCAATGCCGCGGCCGCTCTCTGATAATCAATCAGGAGGCTATCAACATGGGTATTATCTCACTCAAGCGCATGACGTCTATTTTGTGCATTCTTTTACTGGGAGTGTTCTTCATGTCGTCATTAGACGCGAAAGCAGAAAAGTCAAATCCACTAGACAATGCGAAGTCGTATAAAGTTTACTACGACGCACCGTCAGCAGCGAAAATCAAGAAGATGCAACAGTATGATGTCATGATCATCGAACCCGTCTTTTATTCAGCTGCACAAATCAAACAGATTCAACAAAATGGAACAAAAGTATACGGCTACATCAATACGATGGAAGCAGATAATTGGAATACAGATTTGATGGGGCAACTCGTGGAATCTGACTTTTTCCACCGGAACGGTCAACGTATTCATTACGCTGAATGGGATTCGTACTTAACGGATATCACATCGAAACACTATCAAGCTGTTTTAATGAAAGAAGTTGAAAAACAAATCGTCCAAAAAGGACTAGATGGTGTTTTCCTCGATACAGTCGGTAACATCGATAACGAGCATGCCGACCAACCTGTCGTTCTCGAACAACAACGAATAGGAATGAAGAACTTCCTAAAGTCACTGAAAAAAAAACACGCCTCTTTATCACTGATCCAAAACTGGGGATTTGGAACGTTGAAGTACCGTACGTATCCTTACGTCGACGGTATCATGTGGGAGAACTTCAATTATTCAACAGTCGCCAATGATCAGTGGTCAAAGGATCGGATGACAGACCTCCAAAAATTAAATCAATCTCAAGACATCAAAACACTGACGATTTCTTCCGTACAAGGCACAAAAAGTGAAACACTTGCTCAAAAGAACGGATTCCTTCATATGAAGTCAAACATTGATTTAAATTACAATAAATTCTAAACATTTTCATATACCACTTTATAAAGTGACAGCAAATCCCACTACCTGTCAAGCACATGGCATATATCTTATTTCGAAAATGAAGTACCAATTTCCTCTACAGCACGAGGAAATTGGTCCTTTTTATCTCCACAAAAAACCATCATCTCAAATGCTAATATACAGTATTTGACACTAATCGTTTTTAATTATATATTTTAGAAAACTATTTGTATAGATTGGACGTCTTAAATATGATTCAAATTTGGATACTTCAAGGGTCGATGATGTTTGGGTTGACGTATCTCCTTTTAGCCACATATCAATTAATTCGTAGCAAAAATAGTGAAATTGTAGGTACTTTCATCATCATCCTATGGTTTGGTAGCTACCTGTTGATCATCGATGTCTTATTTTTATCATATGAATTAATCTGGCAGGTCATCCCTTTTGTTTTACTAGCCTATCATCGAGAAAAAAGAGCATTCATCAGTGTAGCACTCATCGCTCTTATCAATATGTCGGTGACAGCAGATACTGAATAAATGCTCCTCTCGGTAGCGGGTATTGCGTTTCTCTCGTTTCTCTTACAAAAGAAGACACATCTCGCTTTGCGCTTTGCCGTGCTTCACCTTCTCATCGGAAGCTTCATAATATTCTTTCAATCGGATCACACGCTATCCACGATTATTTTTAACGGAAGTCTCACGTTATTGATGTACAGTATATTTCTTTATCTATTGCCGCTACAGTATCGCTATCGAAAGCAACTTGAGACCTATCAACAGTTAGCGGAATATGATGCGCTGACGGGTCTCGCCAATCGACGAGTGTGGGAATTACGCGCCAAAATACTTGCTGGTCAATCTTCGACCTATCATTTGATCACGCTTGATTTAGATCAGTTCAAACAAGTGAACGATCAATATGGTCACTACAACGGCGATGCTGTGTTGGAGCAGTTCGCGAAAATACTGAAGCGCAATACACGTCCGGAAGATTCAGTCGTTCGGATGGGTGGCGAAGAATTCCTTGTTCTCCTAATCAACCTGACAGTCGAACAAGCAACCACCATCGCCGAACGAATCCGCCAGGAAGTCGAGCGAAATACCTTTCATTTACTCGACGGCTCCTCGATTCATGTCACGACATCAATCGGTCTTTCTTCTGGAAAGCGAGACATTCCTGTTCAGCAGTCGCTAGAACTATCCGATCAAGCTCTCTATCAAGCGAAACGATCGGGACGAAATATCGTTCAAAATGCTAATCAGCTGTCATGAAGACTTCGACTCATATACGAACTCTATCTTACGTTGAGAAATTCGTCTAGCGTGTAAGATGGAGTTTTTGTTGTGATTTACGATTTACGAAAAAATGGGGACTCTCTTTTTGTTACACATACGTATTTCAGTGTTCTTCATCGATATTCAATCATTATCTAAGCACAACCAAGTTTCTTATTAACATGATGAAGAATTATCTCGAAAACAACAACGAATCGTTCGTTTCGTCACCCAATCTCCACCAGCCTTTTCCCTTGTTGTTTAATCGCTTCGTCATGCGTGACGAGAATAATCGTCTTTCCTTGATTGTTCAATTCTTGTAAGAGCACCATCACCCGTTCAGCGTTCGCTTGATCGAGCGAGCCCGTCGGTTCATCCGCTAAGATGATGTCACATTGCTTCAGCATCAAT
This region includes:
- a CDS encoding GAF domain-containing protein, translated to MIYTQNRQGIKWIEMIVSILIIGILDYMFNLSILKWTIDPLIFYILLFSLRYGLLGAFASFLFTMIYHLSSLAWGGEDVLLFVYDRGEMSWIILHFLVAISCGIFSTSFQERYLSLRLRQEEVVVENEQLRETLEKLRVAQEAMRNKVLESNHTLTNIYRIGTELDQSVADIVRDKLVQILQASFDAKEIAIYHVDTSRRTLRLHIRFGDKEQLPQTMFIDPEQGIYQRMFQKQAIAIRTIDETDVPLLIAPIRYDGRIQEVVVIQSIAFERLTNYEMHVMQLIVDWTGSRIEKAMLMEWIETRHELIEGTRIVKREHFEEKVKYQEYRREHYGQPYSLVQLDIRDTPFSLIELELILRQSMREIDLIGFDESTEQLQFLLPGTPQEHANRFLERIKAVYVQKGGRVQ
- a CDS encoding endo alpha-1,4 polygalactosaminidase; the protein is MSSLDAKAEKSNPLDNAKSYKVYYDAPSAAKIKKMQQYDVMIIEPVFYSAAQIKQIQQNGTKVYGYINTMEADNWNTDLMGQLVESDFFHRNGQRIHYAEWDSYLTDITSKHYQAVLMKEVEKQIVQKGLDGVFLDTVGNIDNEHADQPVVLEQQRIGMKNFLKSLKKKHASLSLIQNWGFGTLKYRTYPYVDGIMWENFNYSTVANDQWSKDRMTDLQKLNQSQDIKTLTISSVQGTKSETLAQKNGFLHMKSNIDLNYNKF
- a CDS encoding GGDEF domain-containing protein — protein: MYSIFLYLLPLQYRYRKQLETYQQLAEYDALTGLANRRVWELRAKILAGQSSTYHLITLDLDQFKQVNDQYGHYNGDAVLEQFAKILKRNTRPEDSVVRMGGEEFLVLLINLTVEQATTIAERIRQEVERNTFHLLDGSSIHVTTSIGLSSGKRDIPVQQSLELSDQALYQAKRSGRNIVQNANQLS